CACTGTCGAGCAGGTCGGCCCGGTCCTGGTGGACGACGCCGTGGTCAGCTCGACCCGGGTTCGGGACATGGTCCAGGCCGGTCAGGTCTGGGAAGTTCGGCCCTTGCTCGGCCGGTTCTACCAGGTTCGGGGCGAAGTGGTTCGGGGCCGGAATCGGGGTGGTCGGCTTCTGGGCTTTCCCACCGCCAACCTCCTGCTTCGGGACGAGCTTTTTCCGATGCCCGGGGTGTATGCGGTATGGGCCGACATCGGTTCGGACATTCGGCCGGGGGTGGCCAATATCGGGTACAACCCGACCTTCGACAACGAAACGCTGTCCGTGGAAGTCCATATTCTGGATCTGGATCAGGATCTTTACGGATCCGATCTTCGCATCCATTTCGTGCAACGTCTCCGCAGCGAACAAAAATTTTCCGGTCTGGACGAACTTCGGACCCAGATCGAGAAGGATGTCGCTCTGGGCCGGACTGTCCTCTCGTCTTCCGAGGCCGGGATCGGATAGGCGGTGGTTTCTAAAAACCCACTTTTCCGAATTCTTGGCGATCTGGTTCGCAGCTATCGGTCCGTACTCCGGACCAGATGGCTCGTTTTGGGTATCCTGGCCGGCATCCTGTCCGGGGCCGGGGCCGTCCTCTTTTTTGCCGGGGTGGAATGGCTGCGGTACCTGCTGATGAATGTCGCGGCCGGGGTCGACATCCCCGCTCCGGCCGGTGAGAGCTTTCACGCCGGGCCGGTGGGCGATGTGTTCCGGCCCTGGCTCATTCCAGTCATGCTGGGGGCCGTGGGGGTCGTGACCGGCCTGCTCGTCTCCCGTTTCGTCCCTGAAACGAGACACAGCGGCACCGACGGCACGGATGGCATGATCGGGGTCTTCCACCGTCATGACGGGATGATTCGGCCTCAGGTTCCACTAATCCGGGTGGCTACGGCCATCCTGACCATCGGGGCCGGAGGCAGCGCCGGCCGGGAGGGGCCAATTTCCCTTCTGGGAGCTGGCCTCGGGTCCTGGCTGGCCCAGAAATTCGGGCTTTCGGCCAGGGAACGGCGGATCCTTCTCCTAGCTGGGGCGGCCGGTGGATTGGGGGCTATCTTTAAGGCCCCTCTAGGCGGGGCTCTGACGGCGGTGGAGGTCATCTACCGGGAGGACTTCGAGGCCGAGGCCATTCTGCCGGCGGTTCTGTCCTCGGTCACGGCCTACTCCATTTTCACCCTGGTCTACGGCACCGAGCCCATCTTCGGCATCGCGCCCTTCCGGTTCACGGATCTGCGGGAACTTCCGGTTTACATCGTCCTGGCCGCATTCTGCTCCCTGACAGGCTGGATCTATGTCCGGACGTTTTCCTTCATCAAGTACAAGGTCTTCTGGCCTTTGACGGACAGACTAGGCATGGTCTGGGCCATGGGCCTGGGCGGTCTGACCATGGGTCTGCTGGGCATGCTCTTCCCTCAGCTCCTGTGCGGGGGCTATGGTTGGCTGGAGATGGCCATTCTGGGGAAGATCTCGGTGGCGGCCATGCTGGGCATTCTTTTGGGCAAGACCCTTGCTACGTCCGTAACCCTGGGCTCGGGCCTGAGCGGCGGCATGTTCGCCCCGGCCCTGTTCGTGGGCGGCATGAGCGGCGGGGTGGTCGGGTTCACGGCCCACAACCTGTTTCCCAATGTGGTCACCCAGCCAGGCGGCTATGTCCTAGTTGGCATGGGGGCCTTTTTCGCTGGTGTGGCCAACGCCCCCATCGGCCCGCTGATCATGGTTTGCGAGCTAACCCAGGGCTATGGCCTGCTTGCCCCGCTCATGCTGGCCTCGGCCGTGTGCCTGATCCTAAACCGGAACGTGTCCCTGTACGAGAATCAGGTCAACGACAAGTTCGACTCTCCTGCCCACGCCGAGGACGCCACGGTCAACGTTCTGGAGGGGCTGCAGGTCGAGGATTATTACCGGCCGGGCCGGGTGACGACGCTGGAGGAGGGCACGACCTTCAAGGCTATGACTGATATCGTGGCCAACGCCAACGAACTCTATTTTCCGGTCCGGGACGACCGGGGACACATCACCGGCATAGTGGCAGTCCTCGACCTGCGCCGGGTTCTGTTCGAGGATAGTTTGCGGGATCTTATTCTGGCCAGGGACGTGGCCCGGAAGCCAGTCCTGCTCAGACCGGACGACACCCTGTACACGGCCCTGCTCAAGTTCGTGGATTCCGATTTCGGTCAGATCCCGGTTGTGGATCCCGAGGATCAGGACCGGATACTCGGTCTCCTGGCCCGGGAGGATGTGTTTAATGCCTACGCCCTGACCCTTCGAAGCCTCAGGGGGGAGGGTGGATGAGGCCCGGGTCCGAACCGGATTCGCCGTCATTTTTTGACATTGGTCGGGGCATGATCTAATCAGTTTTGTTTTTCGACGATCACGCGGCCCGGTCCACCCGACGCAATCCATGTCCATGGACCGCGGGGAATGCGGTCGGCCACTCTTCCCAACCACAGGTCATCATGAGCGCACTACAGAAGATCAAGGGCTTCGCGGACCTCCTCCCGCCGGAGAGTGACGTCCACGTCCGCTTGGAGCAGACGGCCAGGGACGTGTTCTCCCGCTTCGGGTTCAGGGAGATCCGCATTCCGATTCTCGAGCGGACCGAGCTTTTCGCCCGATCCATCGGCGAGGAGACCGATGTCGTCCAGAAGGAGATGTACACCTTTGCGGACCGCAAGGGCCGGTCCCTGACCATGCGGCCCGAAGCTACGGCCGGGGTGGTTCGGGCCTATATCGAGAACAAGCTCCACGCCCGGGAAGGGGTGAGCAAACTGTTCACGGCCGGACCCATGTTTCGGTACGAACGGCCCCAGAAGGGGCGGCAGCGGCAGTTCCATCAGGTGAACGCCGAGGTTCTGGGGACCGACGCACCCCAGGCCGACGCCGAGATTCTGCTTATGCTCTGGACCTATCTCCGGCGATTGGGCCTTGGCCGTCTAGGGATCGAGATGAACTCCTTGGGGTGTTCCGAATGCCGTCCGGTCTTCCGGGAGCGACTGAGCGCCTTTCTGTCCGGAGTCGACGAATCGGCCCTGTGCGAAGACTGCCGACGGCGGCGGACCACGAACCCATTACGAGTTCTCGATTGCAAGGTGCCGGGATGCCGGGAGCAGGTCCTGGAGGCGCCGAGAACCGTTGATCATCTCTGTCCTCCTTGCGCCGAACATTATGCCGAGGTCCAGGCCATTTTGGCCTCGGCGGATCTGCCCGTGAACCAGAACCCGTTCCTGGTTCGGGGGCTGGACTATTATCAGCGGACCACCTTCGAGATCCTTTCCGGGGAAATTGGGGCCCAGTCGGCTGTGGCCGGGGGAGGACGGTACGACGGTCTTGTCCGCGAGCTGGGCGGGCCGGATATACCGGGTATCGGGTTCGCCTGCGGAATGGAGCGGCTGGCCCTTCTCATGGGTGATCCCGGAGAGGCCCGGCTCGATTTCTATCTGGCCGTCCTGGACGACAAGGCCCGCAACGACTCCCTGCTTGTGGCCCAGAGGCTTCGCGAGCGGGGCTTCTCCGGAGAGGTAAGTTTCGAGGCCAAGAGCCCCAAGAGCCAGATTCGCCTAGCCAACCGCCTAGGGGCCAAGACCTGTCTGTTTTTGGGAAGTGAGGAATTGGCCCAGGGCCGGATCATGGTCAAGGACATGGCCACCGGGGCCCAGCGGAGCGTGGATCAGAACGATGTGGAGCAGGCCCTTGGCCTGCAGCGGGATTGAGGACCGGCCC
The sequence above is drawn from the Deltaproteobacteria bacterium genome and encodes:
- a CDS encoding riboflavin biosynthesis protein RibF encodes the protein TVEQVGPVLVDDAVVSSTRVRDMVQAGQVWEVRPLLGRFYQVRGEVVRGRNRGGRLLGFPTANLLLRDELFPMPGVYAVWADIGSDIRPGVANIGYNPTFDNETLSVEVHILDLDQDLYGSDLRIHFVQRLRSEQKFSGLDELRTQIEKDVALGRTVLSSSEAGIG
- a CDS encoding chloride channel protein; the encoded protein is MVSKNPLFRILGDLVRSYRSVLRTRWLVLGILAGILSGAGAVLFFAGVEWLRYLLMNVAAGVDIPAPAGESFHAGPVGDVFRPWLIPVMLGAVGVVTGLLVSRFVPETRHSGTDGTDGMIGVFHRHDGMIRPQVPLIRVATAILTIGAGGSAGREGPISLLGAGLGSWLAQKFGLSARERRILLLAGAAGGLGAIFKAPLGGALTAVEVIYREDFEAEAILPAVLSSVTAYSIFTLVYGTEPIFGIAPFRFTDLRELPVYIVLAAFCSLTGWIYVRTFSFIKYKVFWPLTDRLGMVWAMGLGGLTMGLLGMLFPQLLCGGYGWLEMAILGKISVAAMLGILLGKTLATSVTLGSGLSGGMFAPALFVGGMSGGVVGFTAHNLFPNVVTQPGGYVLVGMGAFFAGVANAPIGPLIMVCELTQGYGLLAPLMLASAVCLILNRNVSLYENQVNDKFDSPAHAEDATVNVLEGLQVEDYYRPGRVTTLEEGTTFKAMTDIVANANELYFPVRDDRGHITGIVAVLDLRRVLFEDSLRDLILARDVARKPVLLRPDDTLYTALLKFVDSDFGQIPVVDPEDQDRILGLLAREDVFNAYALTLRSLRGEGG
- a CDS encoding histidine--tRNA ligase; the encoded protein is MSALQKIKGFADLLPPESDVHVRLEQTARDVFSRFGFREIRIPILERTELFARSIGEETDVVQKEMYTFADRKGRSLTMRPEATAGVVRAYIENKLHAREGVSKLFTAGPMFRYERPQKGRQRQFHQVNAEVLGTDAPQADAEILLMLWTYLRRLGLGRLGIEMNSLGCSECRPVFRERLSAFLSGVDESALCEDCRRRRTTNPLRVLDCKVPGCREQVLEAPRTVDHLCPPCAEHYAEVQAILASADLPVNQNPFLVRGLDYYQRTTFEILSGEIGAQSAVAGGGRYDGLVRELGGPDIPGIGFACGMERLALLMGDPGEARLDFYLAVLDDKARNDSLLVAQRLRERGFSGEVSFEAKSPKSQIRLANRLGAKTCLFLGSEELAQGRIMVKDMATGAQRSVDQNDVEQALGLQRD